The sequence ttggactgcaaggagatccaaccagtccattctgaaggagatcagtcctgggtgttcgttggaaggactgatgctgaagttgaaactccaatactttggccacctcatgcgaagagttgactcattggaaaaaaccctgatgcaggaagggattgggggcaggaggagaaggggatgacagaggatgagatgtctggatggcatcaccaactcgatggacatgagtttgggtaaactcctggagttggtgatggacagggagggctggcgtgctgcaattcatggggtcacaaagagttagacatgactgagcgactgatctgaactgaactgaagagtataattatagaggggaaaaaagaacaaggttaatttttaaagtttatgggGGGAGCGGGGGAGAAAGACCTGAAGATTATTACCAAAGTGttttcagaaagtgaaaatgaaaagtgaagtcactcagtcgtgtccgactctcagtgaccccatggactgtagcctaccaggctcctctgtccatggggttttccaggcaagactactggagtgggctgctatttctttctccaggggatcttcccaacccagggattgaacccgggtctcccacactgcagacacgcgctttaccatctgagccaccaaggaagcccatataaataGGTTCTCATCTCTAGCTTCTGACCAGAGCTCCAAAATTTCTGtaatttcttaaaagataaatGTACTAAGGGCATCTTATGCTCTAATGTACACTCCTATTACTACTAGTAACTATAAAGTAGTTCCTCAGAAGTAAACTATTACTGTAGTTTACTTCTGAGTATTTGGATATTccagaagcatttttaaaagtttgttagtATTTTCTAGATTTTCCTCAGTAATTATTGTTTTTACAATAATAATTGACTTATTTCTTAAAGCAGAATGCTAGTTCAGGGAAAGATTGTTTTAGGGTCTAGTTATTAATTTACGTATTCATTCCTCAAGCATGTATTGTAGTGCTTACAATATGCGGAATACAACAGCCACACCTAATCCTGGCTAGATGTTTGAGatagataaatgaaaagacagtttACTTTCTTCCAGAAATGTTCAGTCTAACAGGGAGACAGACATGCAGACAAATAACTTCAGTGTAATGGAAAAAAACATGTTCAAGGCATTGTCAGCAGTTTGGGGAGGGAGACTTCTAGATACATTTGTTTGAATCTGAGTAGGTATAACAGTTAAGACACTATTTTAGCTAAGCCTTGAAATCTACCAGGTTGGACAGATAAGCTGAAAGAAGGCATTTCAGTAGAGGAAGCAGCAGCATGTGAGATAATGATCCAGGTGCAAACATCCAGCTTTGGTTAGAATCAGGAGGCGAGCTCCATGCCGGAGTTATCTGAGCAGTGGTGAAGCTTGTAGCCTTGAAGGAGTGTGAGACCTCTAATAAAACAGAACATCTTCGAGAAAGCCTTTAAGTcataggagaaggaagaagatgcCAGTGAAGGACCTAGAGAAGTAGGAAGAGTTAGAGTATTATCATCTGGATACCCAAGAAAGCAGAGATGTGTGAATGGTCAGTGATGTCCCCTGCTACAGAAAGACACGAGCACTTTGCAATGTACATACTTTcagtcttttgtcttttttctgttttttgtttttttaattatttcttagtCTACATGCAGTCTTTTGTCCTCCCTTTTCAATAAGTGAATAAactacaattaatttttttctttctttctttttttttttttttttaacttttgggcCTTTGGGTCTTTCCCTTTAAGAAAACAagtcaatttgtaaaaaattcaGGAGAATATAGCTTACGAGAAATTGGatgtatgtgtaaaataaatgtattcagaACGTTAACAGTGAGCTTACTAGACGGAAACAAAGATGACTTATTCATCTTTTTGTGGCAGACACCTTGATCAGTGACTGATAATGAAtgaaaggaggaagggatggaATTAGAGGTAGAGATACTAGGATCAATCCTCAGGATTTTTGTGGATTGAAGACTTACTTATATTTACATGGTTACAGGGTATTTTAGCTTTGAAAAATAGGTGAGGTGGATACCttttcatgggctttcctggtggctcagatagtaaagaatcctgctgaaatgcaggaaacctgggttcgatccctgggttgggaagatcccctggaggagggcagagcaacccactccagtattcttggctggagaaccctcatggacagagaagcctggcgggctacagtgcatggggtcacaaagaactggactaagctgagtgactaagcacagcatactttttcttcttcttgagaCTGAGAGCAAGAAGCCTGGGTTTTATGCAAATGTTTTCAAGACAGGAAAGCACAAGGAACCTAGTACTAAGTATCTCAGCACAGCAGCAGAAGGTGGTGCATGTGCTGAGAGTGGAGCTAGGAGGAGGTTAATGCTAAGCTTCGGGagatactgttgttgtttagttgctaggtcgtgtctgacacttggtGATCCCGtagacggtagcctgccaggcttctctgtccatgggatttcccaagcaagaatactagagtgggttgtcattgccttctccagaggatcctcctgatccaaagattgaacccacttctcttgcattgacaggtgggttctttacctctgagccaccagggtaactTTAGGAGAGTGAAAACTAATTGTTACACATTCCTTCTGAGGAAGATAATGATGAGAAGAACAGCAAGAGGTAAATGAAAGGGATGTTTAGCAAATGTGAGGACCTAGCTGGAGACAGGTAGGATGGCATAGAGGTTAGGAGTGGATTGTGGACTCATTCCTGTCTCAGTGCAAATAATTTAGATTATAAGAATTTGGATGAATGACTACTTTTCCCACAAAGTATACTGTTTCTAGAAACTGTTAAGACTGAGAGATGTATTTAAGAACAGTTTCAggttaatagaaaacaaaatcagaaaatttaatATTCATGTAAAATTACATCACCAAAATGAAGGATAGGCATGTATTATGAGCATTATTTCATAAACCATAAAACATATTGACCTTGTACTTCCATTTTTAGCAGTAAGAGGTAACTCACCTTCATTGATGAAAGTTACCGGTGGTATCTTGAGAGGGCTTTTGGTGGGAGAAGTAACCAGATCCGGTGGCGGCATTAAATCTCTGGGATAGCCTGGATCCCTCTGTATCTCATTGCCTCCCAGCAGACCAGGAGTGTACTGATGACTGTTAGGGATGTGCTGTGGCACGACCTGGACGAGAGGAGGAGACACATGGGGGTCCTGTCGAGAAAATATCCTCAAGCACTGTTCTTCCAACAAAGTGATCATCACAGACTGGTTATTGACCAGATCAGTCAAGGAAGCGTATTTCACCTCCAGTTCCCTGTACCTTGTTGCCATCTTCAACATTTCTGTGGTGACATTGAGGATTTTATTTTCCAACTGGGAAAGTTCAAGTGAATTATCCCTCTTTCGGATAATCTCATGCAGCAGTTGCATATAGAGCTGAGTGACTCGAGAGTTCATGTTACGGCTTTCTTTCCTCAGCAGCTTTACCTCATTGACAATGTTTCCATCCACGTCCACCACCAACTGCAGGACGTCTATCTCCCGCTTCTGCTTGGAGAGCACATCCTTTAGGTTCTCAAGATCCATCCTGGTGATCATGTCTTTAATGGTACCTGCATCTTGCCCTTTGGTATTGACACATATTGGCCCTGTTATTTTTTGTTCAGGTACCAGAAATGTGTATGAACATTTCTTTGCATCCTCTTTACCATCTGTGGCGCGAGGGTATCTCCTctgggttatttttttaattttgaactgTCCTCCTCTGCCATGTCCAATGCCCATTAGTAGGAAGAATAGCACACTTAGGGTCCAGATAAAAGCCTTCATTTTGAAATGAGGTTGTAtgctatctttaaaaaagaaaaagcaaaccaaTGAagggaagaagtagaaaataattaatattaatctACTTTTTAAGTCAGAAATCTAAAAAAGTAAGGGAAAAACTGAATATCTATTGGTGTTAATAAATGGGGCCAGAATtaaagttattaatttttaaattccatattaaGTGCCTtcctatttgtttaaaaattaggttTCAGAGAAGAGCTTTCCAACTACCATCTTAGGTAATGCATTTTGTTCCCCAGCTCAGTGAGCAGATCTTGGTGCCCCTGTGTTGAGGCATATGGTTAGATGCTCTTGGGGCTTTTGAGACCCTAGTAAGACACTTCTCCTACCTTTAAAAAGCTCACTTGTTGTCTTAAGGCTGGGAAAATGGTACACAATGCCtgtaaaaaattaattacaacaTTCTTCTCTAACTAGTGTGAAAGTTGCTGgtcagtgttttttctttatattgtatGTTTTGAATTAATTTGACCTTCTCTAATAAGTATCTGTTTTATCTGTcaaattaaagaaacatttttagacaaaatgtaaaaccagaatgTTTTAGCATAGTAGTTTTTGCTTGTTTCATAGTATGTCCTTTTGGTATTGGTGACAAGTTTGAGAATGATAGCATGCTCACTGTGGGTAATCGTGTTTCCTAAATCATATTCCTATATATGCTCTAAGTTTATATATGATTCAGCAGGTTCATTCTTCTAAGAGAAGTTCTACTGAACtgcatttttgtaaaatattaataactttttatAACCATTACCAAGGAAAGAAACTCAACTGTAGTTGAATCTGATTAGTGAAAAGTGCCTGTTTAACAACCATCTCATATCATCTAAGACTTCTCTGCTCCCATGGGCATGTTGAAGGCCAAGGCCACACAAGTAGGTAATATTAGAGCCAGGTCTAGAATCCAGGTTCCCTGGCTCTTTAGTCAGTGTTTCTAGCAGTGGCACATAGGCTGAAATGTGTGCTTGGAATGTTGCACTTCTGCTGTGAAagataaatgcttatttttttatgGTATAATCGATAGAAACACTCTAGAAAACAGTAAAACTAGTTCCAGGAAGCAAAactgcttcctttctctttcattacCTCCCTGCAGAGCAGTAGCGGTTAGAATGAATAGGATGTATCATCCTGTCGTCAGTATAGCCCACCGTGCTGCAGGATAGCCCACCTTCCTCTCTTATAAACTTCTTGTGTGCTGTTTTTGAAGGATGGCAGTGGATATACCAAGAACTTTTCTATCCCATTTTCCACCCAATTGTTTTTTGATTTGGGAAGCCAGGTCCCAAATGATTTATGATGCTACTAATAAATAGCAATGCAGCAGTAACAGTGGGTCATTTTTATTGGGCGTGCCAGGCATTGTTTAAGCCTTTTACATGCATTAAATGATTTTACCACAGCCCTCTGAGGTAGGTTATTACTATcctcattttcaaatgaaaaaacctGGCATCCAGATGTTAAGTATCAGTACCTCACCCAGAGGCACACTGCTTTCTAAGACatggagccagaatttgaacccaagcagAAGACTCCAGGGTTCATGTTTTTCATTAACAACTGTATCATATGGCAACATATTCTGTCCTTTTTTCTATCACCAACACTATAACAATCCTTTATATTTATGTAGTGCTTAACTCATATTAACTGTTtgcattcacagcagcactgggaTGTAAACATACACCATTTTGCAGAGAATAAGCCTGGAGAAGCTGAAACACTTAGATGGGATTCAGATCTTCTACTCTTACCTCTCTAGACCTGTGACTTTTATCCTACTCGGGTCATAACTGCAGAGGAATCTTAACTTTGTGTTCCTTGTCTTTCACAGTCTCTTCCTGGTTTGTATCTCTTTACATTGACCCCTTACTTAATTATGCACGAGTACTTGTGGATCAGTTTTATATCCCAAGCTTTTCTGCTGCCATTCCTTT is a genomic window of Bos indicus isolate NIAB-ARS_2022 breed Sahiwal x Tharparkar chromosome 16, NIAB-ARS_B.indTharparkar_mat_pri_1.0, whole genome shotgun sequence containing:
- the ANGPTL1 gene encoding angiopoietin-related protein 1, with product MQKDSIQPHFKMKAFIWTLSVLFFLLMGIGHGRGGQFKIKKITQRRYPRATDGKEDAKKCSYTFLVPEQKITGPICVNTKGQDAGTIKDMITRMDLENLKDVLSKQKREIDVLQLVVDVDGNIVNEVKLLRKESRNMNSRVTQLYMQLLHEIIRKRDNSLELSQLENKILNVTTEMLKMATRYRELEVKYASLTDLVNNQSVMITLLEEQCLRIFSRQDPHVSPPLVQVVPQHIPNSHQYTPGLLGGNEIQRDPGYPRDLMPPPDLVTSPTKSPLKIPPVTFINEGPYKDCQHAKDAGHSVSGIYMIKPENSNGPMQLWCENSLDPGGWTVIQKRTDGSVNFFRNWENYKKGFGNIDGEYWLGLENIYLLSNQDNYKLLIELEDWSDKKVYAEYSSFRLEPESEFYRLRLGTYQGNAGDSMMWHNGKQFTTLDRDKDMYAGNCAHFHKGGWWYNACAHSNLNGVWYRGGHYRSKYQDGIFWAEYRGGSYSLRAVQMLIKPID